Part of the Thermococcus barossii genome is shown below.
GTCCTTCAGGTTGAAGCGGAAGCCGGAAATAGTCAGAACTTCCCTGGTCTCGCTTCCCAGCTTCTCCTCAAGGGCCCTGTACGCTCTCTCCATTACCGCCCCCTTGAACTCGTCCGGGCAGGGGACGTTCTTCTTCGTCAGGTGGAACTCGGGGATGTTCTCCTTCACTATCTCCGAGAGGGACTTGCCTTCCTCGTCGATGAGTCTGAGCAGGAGCCCCATCGTCACGAAGCTGTCTATCCAGGGCCCGAACTTCGGGTGGACAAGCTTCCAGGGCTCGGCGGCGAAGATGGCCCTGTATTTCTTTATTCCGTCGTGGGGCTGGCCGAGGGGAATCCTCACCACCCTTCCGCCGGCCTTCTCGACGACGTAGTCTATCCTCGAGCCCGTGTCTATCGAAACGACAACCGTTCCGCCCCCGTGTTCCTCGGTATAGAGCTTGGCGAAGAGCGCTATGACGGTGTCCTCATTGAGGTAGTTGCCCCTCTCATCGAAGACCGCTATCCTGTCCGCGTCGCCGTCCTGCGCTATGGCAATATCAACGCCCAGCTCTCTCACCAGCTTTCCGAGGTAGGCTATGTTCTCATAGCGAGGCTCGGGCTTTCTTCCGGGGAAGTGGCCGTCCACGTGGGCGTTCACGCTTATGACCTTCGCCCCCATCTCGCGCAGGAGGTAAGGAGCCAGAACGCTCCCGGCACCGTTGGCGCCGTCGTAGAGGACTTTTAAGCCCGTCTCGTGGTTCACGAAGTCGAGAACAGCCCCGATGTAGTCATCTATGACATCGAGGGACTTCACCGTCTTTATCTCGTCCCACTTGGCCTTCCTGAAGTTTCCTGAGAAAACGAGCTCCTCAAGCTCCTCCTCCTGCTCGACGTAGAACTCGGTTCCATCGCCGTTGAAGACCTTTATCCCGT
Proteins encoded:
- the glmM gene encoding phosphoglucosamine mutase, with protein sequence MRLFGTAGIRGTLWEKVTPELAMDVGKAMGTYIEGESIVVARDGRTSSVMLKNALVAGLLSTGKEVLDADLIPTPALAWATREYGDGGVMITASHNPPTDNGIKVFNGDGTEFYVEQEEELEELVFSGNFRKAKWDEIKTVKSLDVIDDYIGAVLDFVNHETGLKVLYDGANGAGSVLAPYLLREMGAKVISVNAHVDGHFPGRKPEPRYENIAYLGKLVRELGVDIAIAQDGDADRIAVFDERGNYLNEDTVIALFAKLYTEEHGGGTVVVSIDTGSRIDYVVEKAGGRVVRIPLGQPHDGIKKYRAIFAAEPWKLVHPKFGPWIDSFVTMGLLLRLIDEEGKSLSEIVKENIPEFHLTKKNVPCPDEFKGAVMERAYRALEEKLGSETREVLTISGFRFNLKDGSWVLVRPSGTEPKIRVVVEAPSEKRRDELFELAYGTVKKAVEEVMKKG